In a genomic window of Melanotaenia boesemani isolate fMelBoe1 chromosome 1, fMelBoe1.pri, whole genome shotgun sequence:
- the LOC121645543 gene encoding interleukin-17C-like codes for MRTCDQLKESRDTCEQAVDDVLKGEKNETNLRSLSPWEYCIDRDVGRFPTDISIARCLCQGCVTDQSNNMDYNSVPVCGQMMVLWRKKCPQNPDKYVVRKYFISVPVGCTCVRPGYTSSHK; via the exons ATGCGCACGTGCGATCAGCTGAAGGAGAGCAGGGACACGTGCGAACAGGCGGTCGATGATGTGCTGAAAGGAGAAAAGAACGAGACGAACCTCCGGTCCCTGTCACCGTGGGAATATTG CATCGACCGAGACGTGGGCAGGTTTCCAACCGATATCAGCATCGCCAGGTGTCTTTGTCAGGGCTGCGTCACCGACCAGAGCAACAACATGGACTACAACTCGGTGCCGGTGTGTGGTCAGATGATGGTCCTGTGGAGGAAGAAGTGCCCACAGAATCCAGACAAATATGTGGTCAGAAAGTACTTCATCAGCGTCCCTGTTGGTTGCACTTGTGTAAGGCCCGGCTACACCAGCAGTCACAAGTAG
- the LOC121641481 gene encoding basic salivary proline-rich protein 1-like, giving the protein MSRIKPQNQGPNHRTRPQGPNHRTRPQVPNHRTKDQTTEPVPKDQTTEPVPKDQTTEPVPKYQTTEPVPKDQTTEPRTKPQNPSPRTKPQNPSPSTKPQNQGPNHRTNDQTTEPVPKNQTTEPRTKPQNQSPRTKPQNQGPNHRTRPQGPNHRTRPQGPNHRTKDQTTEPIPKDQTTEPRTKPQNQAPRTKPQNPSPRTKPQNQGPNHRTRPQGPNHRTKDQTTEPVPKDQTIEPRTKPQNQGPNHRTRPQGPNHRTKDQTTEPVPKDQTIEPRTKPQNQGPNHRTRPQESNHRTKDQTTEPVPKDQTTEPRTKPRNRA; this is encoded by the coding sequence ATGTCAAGGATCAAACCACAGAACCAAGGACCAAACCACAGAACCCGTCCCCAAGGACCAAACCACAGAACCCGTCCCCAAGTACCAAACCACAGAACCAAGGACCAAACCACAGAACCCGTCCCCAAGGACCAAACCACAGAACCCGTCCCCAAGGACCAAACCACAGAACCCGTCCCCAAGTACCAAACCACAGAACCCGTCCCCAAGGACCAAACCACAGAACCAAGGACCAAACCACAGAACCCGTCCCCAAGGACCAAACCACAGAACCCGTCCCCAAGCACCAAACCACAGAACCAAGGACCAAACCACAGAACCAACGACCAAACCACAGAACCCGTCCCCAAGAACCAAACCACAGAACCAAGGACCAAACCACAGAACCAATCCCCAAGGACCAAACCACAGAACCAAGGACCAAACCACAGAACCAGGCCCCAAGGACCAAACCACAGAACCCGTCCCCAAGGACCAAACCACAGAACCAAGGACCAAACCACAGAACCAATCCCCAAGGACCAAACCACAGAACCAAGGACCAAACCACAGAACCAGGCCCCAAGGACCAAACCACAGAACCCGTCCCCAAGGACCAAACCACAGAACCAAGGACCAAACCACAGAACCCGTCCCCAAGGACCAAACCATAGAACCAAGGACCAAACCACAGAACCAGTCCCCAAGGACCAAACCATAGAACCAAGGACCAAACCACAGAACCAAGGACCAAACCACAGAACCCGTCCCCAAGGACCAAACCACAGAACCAAGGACCAAACCACAGAACCAGTCCCCAAGGACCAAACCATAGAACCAAGGACCAAACCACAGAACCAAGGACCAAACCACAGAACCCGTCCCCAAGAATCAAACCACAGAACCAAGGACCAAACCACGGAACCCGTCCCCAAGGACCAAACCACAGAACCAAGGACCAAACCACGGAACCGTGCCTGA